In Oryza sativa Japonica Group chromosome 1, ASM3414082v1, the genomic stretch attttgtcataGATAAAAATTATTCTTGTTTTCTCTTCGCGAGGTGAAACTAAAATATTACTTTTGTTAAATAATAcctcacaaaataaacttataaatataatattcgcatacaataaatttatacactTCATCAATATATActtcataaatatatattttcttgatactgttagatttaattgggtaattgatccatttaaatcaattaaatcaaataaattccaaggctcattatgctaggaattcatgtgtatTTATTCTCTTATGGGATATTAATGGGATGaggagttttgagaattaatttatttgattagggaattggtaacttatatcaattactcctaattgatggatggttgatggttgtgtagtggaggatggtttatggctagttgatgacaattagttgctctattcctcttcctattccattggtaacctacatcaattactcctaattgttggttggttgatggttgtgtattgAGGGATGGTTTATGGCTAATTGATGAGAATTAGttactctattcctcttcctattccatgactcttactctgcatcttccattcctcatataaaatgagaatggatttgatctcccgaagaagaagggagacacactttcatccatttccaagactgttgctgctacggtaatcccatcccgatGAGTGTGTGCACACGCAGGCTGTTGATCCCGATGAGTGTGTGCACACgtgttgggagagtaggcctccgaaaccacgaaCTGTTGCGACGTTTGCAcggacgggcgggcgatcaggtttttgggagCGCAAGGtgcgactactcactgttcgtcaacgTCTACTTcgtcttcaccaacatgtcaaACAATGGAGACAACAacaacactggagacaaggagaaggaggcttCCGTCAACAACAAcagaggcaatactgcctcaaactccagcggaggaccattcttggggtataaccttcttacattatttcaattagaagttttactgttaatgttcatcgcaatgtcaacattgcgttattatgtgattgttgatgcttattctacgttaagcatgctcatgttgattacattcaccactatcactagatcaaatcccattgtaaatatcatgtttattatcttgttattttggattaaaatacgccgaattatgaccaaatttctaacagataccaaagggcaaaatagactttgtGATAGAAACTTAGAGGTCAACTATAACTATCAACTcatataagagcaggtacaatagcagactataagagcaggtacaatagcagactataagccagctgcaaatatattttaaggagataaataaagagagagaagagcagcgggctacagatttgtagccagctgtagcacggactccaagacacagtgtgtatgacaggtgggaccagatattaatagtgtagtatatcactattgtatgaatgagctattagattagctatagatgaattaaagctagtagttggctatactattgaacttgctctaaggggtatagaagggatccaaAGTTCCAAACTGAAGTTTAGGGGTATGGAAGGAAAAGAGCAGGGGTATGAAAGGAAAAGAGCAAATCTCAGGAGGCATAGAAACGATTGGGTGAAGTTTCATAGGTACACGACCCTACCTCCCATTCACCGTACCTCCCCTCCTGTTTTTCCCATCCAAGAtcgagaggggagagagaggcggcggcatcCTGCGTAGGAGCGAGCGACGCCGACGTCGTGCGGCGGGGCCAGCGGCGCCCGTTGCTTCCTACCTTCTCCGTCCTTCTCCCCCCAtccctcctctcgccggccccctcatcttcttcagagccggcggcggcaacctaCTACAGCGCCCTAgtgcccttctctctctcgtctgctgctgctccgcgCATCCTCCGTCATCCTCCTTAGCCAAGGTAAGAAACCCTAGCACTGTGTAGAATCTCTGTTATTTTGTTTCCACTGCCAGATTTGTGCGGTTCCGTTTGCATGAGATGAATTACCTTGCTGTCAATTGTTCAAGGACATTGCAATGCATTTGTTTCATCAATTTTTACACAGTAGATAATTTCCTGATGTGTATTAATATATGATGTGGGCAATTGTGTTCTTACCCCTAGTTTTGAttgcaattgtgattttacccccACTTTTTAAACTTTGTGATTTTACTCTCACTTTTTTTAAAACTGAAGCTCAGGTTTACCCCTAGTTTGGATGTCTGTTAGGTATGTCAGATTAAATGAGTtaaaagaagggagaaaaacgATTTACAAGATGCAAAAAGTCCAATTTAATTCGTATTCATAAATGTAAACCGGTCCTTAGCTGAATAATACCCACTTATCTATATACATCGTGTTATCCAAAAATGTGCTAGTGGCAAAAGTGATACAAGAAGGTGTGGAGTGGCTGAAATTCAAAAGGAAAATTGAAGGAGAGAAATAAGAAGCTTGGGGCAATCTCTGTAAGCAATGCCATACAATTGTTCTGACAGATGATCCAATCCAAACAGATTGATCTAGAAACTTAAAAAAACAGAATATTCTCTGTTATAGGGCTTGATATTGCAACAATCTGGTTTTAGATTCAAAAGGATCTGAATTCAAGATCCCTGCAAGGATCAAAGTTTTATTTGGGTGGGTTATCCTTTGTGAGGTCCTTTTGCATTCTGTGAAtcatttttctctcttctttttaacTCATATAATCTGCCTGCCATACCTAACAGACATCCAAACTAGGAGTAATCCTGAGCTTCAGTTTTGAAGAAGTGAGGGTAAAATCGtaggggtaaaatcacaattgcaaTCAAAACTAGGGGTAAGAACACAATTGCCTCATTATTATTTCTATCCGCCATCGTCCTGTACTAGTATTTTATTCCTTCTTCTATGTAAGCATAAAGTTTTACCGTTATTTTGTATATTACTGGCAGTTAATATGTTATCCACAattattttatcttttcttATTACCAGCATACGAACTTCGGTAATCAGGATTCCTTCCCCTGCAGGAATTATATTTGGTGACGATGAACCGCCGGTTTCTTCATGTGTTGGTCAAAGACTTCACCAATCATCCCTGCCCCTACGCACTGCACAGCATCAACGCTTCAGGCCTTTTCTATCCAGCAGCAGTGAGGCCGAATGGATCAGGAGAAGGTACAAAACTAGAGGAAGACTACCTGCCTGACCGCACTGTGTCCTTCCATCATCCCAGCGGCAGTGGAGGCAGCATGCAGTTCATGTCTCTCGGCCAGAGCAACAACGCCATTATCGGTGTTGACAATGAGTGCCGTACCATCCTTTACAACACCGAGTGGCACTCCATACGCACAATGCCCAGTATGCACGGTTGCAAATGGTCTCCTCCGGTATCACTTGCAGTGAACAACAGCCTGTACGTCATGGAGTTGTATCCTCGGCAAGATGGCCATGTCTCCTTTGAGGTGCTCGCCTACGGCAGCCAGCATGCATACGGCAGCCAGCCCGTCTATGGCAGGATGCCCAGCAAGCCCAGCAGAGCGTACCGGGAGGACTGGTACTGGCGCTCTCTCCCACCACCTCCCTATGTGCACTATCAAGGATATGAAAAGGACGAGGCGCCGCCGGGCTACGACATTTCCGTCGAACACCCTTGCAAGATCACGGCGACTGCGGTGGTCGGTGGCGGCTCCGGCTCGAGCATCTGGATATCGACAGCCGGTGTCGGTACTTTCGCCTTTGACACGGCGAATGATACATGGACCAAGCGGGGCGATTGGGCTCTGCCGTTCCGTGGCAACGCTGAGTACGTCGCCGAGCACGGCCTCTGGTTCGGCCTCTCAAGTCAGGGTGATGACTTGTTCTGTGCCTCCGATATCGCAGCAGCATCAGTATCACCACCGGTGGTGCTGGACGCGTGGGGGTTGGATCATCTAGGGGTGACAACGTCGCGCAAGTGCTACCATAGCAAGTCCTACCTGGTGTACCTGGGCAATGGCAGGTTCTGCGTCGGCAGGTTGTTCCATGTTGAGGAGGGTGACACGGAAACGGAGAGGTTTGTGGTGTTTGATgggcgtggaggtggaggagcgaAGTGATGGTGGTGACAGCAGGGTGCTCAGGATGATCAAGCACAGGTCCAAGCGTTACCGTCTCAGTGCCTACATGACGATCAATCTGGTAGCTTGATCGAGTGCCTTTGATTATCGGCGATATCCTAGCAGAGGAGACTCTACCTCTACCATCTCCATGACGGGGCGGAAGAGATCGGCGTAGACGACGGTggtagtggcggcggcgccggggtgcTTGGACCGGAGCTCGTGCAGCGCGTCCTGGAGCAGCGAGTTGTGGTGGGATAGGGGGGTCTTCTCCTCAGCCCGATGCCGTCCTCCTCACAGTCGATGCCGTCCTGGTTGGCTTCCTCTCGGTGTCCGTAGCAGTCGTCTTCGCCTCACCGGCCGCCATTCTTTCCTCCATGGCGACGCCTGCTGCCACCTTCCTGGACTTCGAGACGGTGGAGGGGCCTTCCGTTGGCCGGCGCAAAGGAGCCCATCATTTCCCATGTTGTCGTTGCCGTCGTAGCTCCCATGTCGGTTGGGGGTGATTGAATCAAGTGGGACAGCTCCCATGTCGCcgagagaaagaagaggaagatccgagggtggagagggagaggggaggggagccggcgaGAACGAGCGAGGCGGCCAGGCGGGCTGTGACCTTGGCCGGTGAGCTCGCCCGCcaccgctccgcccgccgccgctcccgccaccCCTCTGCTCCGTCCGCCGCCTGTCACCCCCTCTGCGCCCCTCCGCCTATCAccccctccgcgccgccgctcgccttctTGTAGtgtaagggagagagagagggaatagagactagagaggagggaggctgaCAGGTGGAACCACATGATTTTTTGTGtaactgacatatgggtcccttgatttttattgttttttggataaaattgccacgtaaatgccacgtgggacgaagacctagtTAAAGGAGTCATGTAGGTGCTACGTCGGCCAAAACCACCCTCCATACTGCCGAGGGGGGcctcgtttgcccggttttcttaagttgggggacgggtcgtaCCTGGTTTTGCGGACAAGGGATGAAAATCAGACTgaccgacaaatagagggacctaaagtgaacttattccgcacCCAACCACAGCCCACCGGGTAACCTGGGACATGGCCCTAAGGCCCAAAACAAAAGGCCCATTAAGCCCTACGAAGTTTCATCGTGTGCGGTTGGGCACAGAGACAAGAGTTTATGCTGCTCAGCCATCCATCCGCGACGTGGCGATACCCCGCCTCCGTCAAGTGGGCGCCGTCGAAGTACAGCGACGCCGACGGGTCCTCgcatgccgtcgccgccgcgccgccgcacgccacgCTCTCGTTGAAGTTGTACGGCCCGCCCCCTCCGCAGCACACCGTCAGAACGTCCTCCCTGAACCCTGCCaccatcagaaaaaaaaaattaagaatatacattttcttttaaaaatttacATTTATATACATAACTATATGGAAtatgtgaaaaatatacttattcCGCGAAGTCCGTGAAGTGGGGACGCGTGTGAGTCATTCATTACGGTGCGAAGCTACGGGACCGATagccttgggccgggccatggGCAGGACACGGCTCTACGACACGGGACCGATTGGGTAACCGATTGGGTACCGTGCAGCCGTGGCGCTGACCGGGTCGTCCCGCAGCTCCGCGCCACGTGAATGACCCAC encodes the following:
- the LOC4326705 gene encoding uncharacterized protein, which codes for MNRRFLHVLVKDFTNHPCPYALHSINASGLFYPAAVRPNGSGEGTKLEEDYLPDRTVSFHHPSGSGGSMQFMSLGQSNNAIIGVDNECRTILYNTEWHSIRTMPSMHGCKWSPPVSLAVNNSLYVMELYPRQDGHVSFEVLAYGSQHAYGSQPVYGRMPSKPSRAYREDWYWRSLPPPPYVHYQGYEKDEAPPGYDISVEHPCKITATAVVGGGSGSSIWISTAGVGTFAFDTANDTWTKRGDWALPFRGNAEYVAEHGLWFGLSSQGDDLFCASDIAAASVSPPVVLDAWGLDHLGVTTSRKCYHSKSYLVYLGNGRFCVGRLFHVEEGDTETERFVVFDGRGGGGAK